In Acidobacteriota bacterium, a single window of DNA contains:
- a CDS encoding NBR1-Ig-like domain-containing protein: MKLARCRFDSFRLIPLIALLASLVALPSIAEIREDSSLAKREIALETHYRALSEATTNDLSIELANFLHLDRSELASNLWVTLITPPEGRTVELPSFKTSSQQHRAAWSSKVLPPYFSTPEAETVGRMTADQAVNMMAEEDSNWGTVVGLTSFEVRLELEGEQRRYFALAAWFPSPRGNSLTYRLLDSVLPKAGEAILELNRPHAMDAHQRERLQSAGFQDDSPEATLGISPTPSQAAVECARWEYKLSDGYQWPEYLSQSLGPPDLPRVLISESSFQDPSGHRVRIRSDFECDCQFDCTGRIQPLIVPDSAKCVKNPDAGSWLKCHVLTELPSVDAHNDIGNQTTQPKSTLAFGCAFNICPFCSCSVTITVVIQETLEVSYTPSPGAVAFGSTYTQVCPACIVKHPITARVVGLPQGKRVRYDLAPRDLGSPWPSAVNLTGNASGAPQEDTFFQKMPNNSRFELRRRFVDDGVDCPAKVESTIAGGPTTVTVTCSCQQPGACGGDGGGDDDGGGDDGGDDDGGGSDNLYRVGAQIDLETFDGQPGSGSVRVEMTATDGGGNIVAVGSRIVTAGADPVYFAAMVPHDSLVQLTKQQSGVGMECGAPTPHHFRISQDTLALISCTVGPEYWCEILRNCDGECQDVWTFVGEGLIEVTDGEGQTENELIDLYELLGCQDNWGEPEPFQRATGAANEAATNSTLVGSKVYLRNKAGSTWSGVIDVTGVARDDEDGVSRIRAFIDGQPVALGNLTINQYDSRTCSEYSTSNCNPNSAFRGTLDTRTFPDGVRTLTIIADRGPDTVPGMRSVDLVFSNGTSSGVNGATILSAQFPSAMSCGANGTATVRVRNDGTTTWTAGEGYRLGAIGNADPLATNLLISPSGSVAPGAIATFSIPLVAPQAEGTHHSDWRMRQLGVGGFGTAAGRNVAVTCTDPQNDAMVVSRVFPNEMACGATGSATVTMRNTGNTTWTAAEGYALKAPSGADPLATAQAFPVTGSIAPGQSTSFSIPLQAPATAGSYTSYWRMAKGGSLFGGNANDTVTVTCDGSGDDGGGGDDGGGGGGTNNAAVASSNLPGAMACSGTAMATVVMQNTGTTTWTATEGYKLRAVGGSDPLAPSIEVTMPSGTVVAPGQSHGFQLSLTAPASSGTYRTDWRMYRQGWSYFGATALADVQVTCDGGGGGDDGGGGGGDTDAAQLQSETLPATMACGTVNATITLKNTGNTTWSRSGGYELRAFGGTDPFTSTTTVPLPNGVAIAPQQQHTFQLSLTAPGTPGWYETDWRLSRQGNWFGPEVSQHVNVSCNSGGGGGTVDDAIFHDSNLPLSLDCGDGVWADIWVRNIGTTTWSRSGGYSLKAIGGVDPLAGTASLLMPEGETTEPQETVRFRHWFEGPQDGGEFLSDWQMHKAGDGDFGSPILLEVEVFCSGGGGEL, translated from the coding sequence ATGAAGTTGGCTCGCTGTCGATTCGATTCCTTTCGCCTGATTCCACTCATTGCACTCCTCGCCTCGCTGGTCGCCTTGCCAAGCATCGCCGAGATTCGGGAAGACAGCTCGCTGGCCAAGCGAGAGATCGCCCTCGAAACTCACTATCGGGCCCTTTCCGAGGCGACGACGAACGACCTCTCGATCGAGCTGGCCAACTTTCTCCATCTCGATCGCAGTGAGCTTGCGAGCAACCTCTGGGTGACTCTGATCACACCACCGGAAGGCCGGACCGTCGAGCTGCCTTCCTTCAAAACCTCTTCGCAGCAGCACCGGGCCGCCTGGAGCTCGAAAGTCCTGCCTCCCTACTTCAGCACGCCCGAAGCCGAGACGGTGGGACGAATGACGGCCGACCAGGCGGTGAACATGATGGCTGAAGAAGACTCCAATTGGGGGACCGTCGTCGGACTGACCTCCTTCGAAGTCCGCCTCGAGCTCGAAGGCGAGCAGCGCCGCTACTTTGCCCTCGCCGCTTGGTTTCCATCGCCTCGAGGGAATAGCCTGACCTACCGGCTTCTCGACTCGGTTCTACCCAAAGCCGGAGAGGCGATTCTCGAGCTGAACCGTCCTCACGCCATGGACGCCCATCAAAGGGAACGCTTGCAGTCGGCTGGTTTTCAGGATGACTCGCCGGAGGCGACCCTGGGTATCTCGCCGACGCCGAGCCAAGCAGCCGTGGAATGCGCCCGCTGGGAATACAAACTATCCGATGGCTACCAGTGGCCTGAGTACTTGAGCCAGAGCTTGGGGCCACCCGATCTTCCGCGAGTCCTGATTTCCGAATCGTCCTTCCAGGACCCCTCCGGTCATAGAGTCCGCATCCGATCGGACTTCGAATGCGACTGTCAGTTCGACTGTACCGGCAGGATCCAGCCACTCATCGTCCCCGACAGTGCCAAGTGCGTCAAAAACCCCGACGCCGGGAGCTGGCTGAAATGTCACGTCCTGACAGAGCTTCCGAGCGTGGATGCGCACAACGACATCGGCAACCAAACCACGCAGCCCAAATCAACCCTCGCCTTCGGCTGTGCCTTCAACATCTGTCCCTTCTGCAGCTGCTCCGTGACCATCACTGTGGTGATCCAAGAAACCCTCGAAGTGAGCTACACCCCATCCCCAGGCGCCGTGGCCTTTGGATCAACCTACACCCAGGTCTGCCCGGCCTGCATTGTCAAACATCCCATCACGGCGAGGGTCGTCGGCCTTCCGCAAGGCAAGCGGGTTCGGTACGACCTGGCCCCCAGAGATCTTGGAAGTCCGTGGCCATCGGCGGTCAACCTCACGGGCAATGCGAGCGGTGCTCCCCAAGAGGACACCTTCTTCCAAAAGATGCCAAATAACTCCCGGTTCGAGTTGCGGCGGCGCTTTGTCGATGACGGCGTGGACTGTCCGGCGAAAGTCGAATCAACCATCGCCGGGGGCCCCACAACCGTCACCGTAACCTGTAGCTGCCAGCAACCGGGTGCCTGTGGCGGTGATGGCGGTGGAGATGACGACGGCGGCGGCGATGACGGCGGAGACGATGATGGCGGAGGAAGCGACAACCTCTACCGGGTCGGAGCTCAGATCGACCTCGAAACCTTCGACGGCCAACCGGGAAGCGGCTCGGTCCGGGTGGAGATGACCGCCACCGACGGCGGCGGCAACATCGTCGCGGTCGGTTCGAGAATCGTCACCGCTGGTGCCGATCCGGTGTATTTCGCCGCCATGGTCCCGCACGACAGCTTGGTGCAGCTGACCAAGCAGCAAAGCGGTGTCGGAATGGAGTGTGGCGCGCCGACCCCGCACCACTTCCGAATCTCGCAGGACACCCTGGCCCTGATTTCCTGCACTGTCGGCCCCGAGTACTGGTGTGAAATCTTGCGCAACTGCGACGGCGAGTGTCAGGACGTTTGGACCTTCGTCGGTGAAGGCCTGATCGAGGTCACCGATGGTGAAGGCCAGACCGAAAACGAGCTGATCGACCTCTACGAGTTGCTCGGTTGCCAGGACAACTGGGGAGAGCCCGAGCCGTTCCAGCGGGCCACCGGGGCGGCCAACGAGGCAGCCACCAATTCGACTCTGGTCGGCTCGAAGGTCTACCTGCGCAACAAAGCTGGCAGCACCTGGTCCGGGGTGATCGACGTCACCGGCGTGGCGAGGGACGACGAGGACGGCGTCAGCCGCATCCGCGCCTTCATCGATGGCCAGCCGGTGGCCCTCGGCAACCTCACGATCAATCAGTATGACTCAAGGACCTGCAGCGAGTATTCGACCTCCAATTGCAACCCCAACTCGGCCTTCCGCGGCACCCTCGACACGCGGACCTTTCCGGACGGCGTTCGCACTTTGACGATCATCGCCGACCGCGGGCCGGACACGGTGCCCGGCATGCGCAGCGTCGATTTGGTGTTCTCCAACGGCACCTCGAGCGGCGTCAACGGCGCCACCATCCTGTCGGCCCAGTTCCCGAGCGCGATGAGCTGTGGCGCAAACGGTACGGCGACGGTGAGGGTACGCAATGACGGCACCACCACCTGGACCGCAGGCGAGGGCTATCGCCTCGGAGCCATCGGCAACGCCGACCCGCTGGCGACCAACCTCCTGATTTCTCCCAGCGGAAGTGTCGCTCCCGGGGCCATCGCCACTTTCTCGATTCCCCTTGTGGCGCCCCAGGCCGAGGGCACCCATCACAGCGATTGGCGCATGCGTCAGCTCGGCGTCGGTGGCTTCGGTACGGCAGCGGGGCGCAACGTCGCGGTCACCTGCACGGATCCCCAGAACGATGCCATGGTGGTATCGAGGGTCTTTCCGAACGAGATGGCCTGCGGCGCGACGGGCAGCGCCACGGTCACCATGCGCAATACCGGGAACACCACCTGGACGGCCGCCGAAGGCTACGCCCTGAAGGCGCCGAGCGGTGCCGATCCGCTGGCCACGGCCCAGGCGTTCCCGGTGACCGGCTCGATCGCACCGGGGCAAAGCACCAGCTTCTCGATCCCGCTCCAGGCGCCGGCGACGGCTGGTAGCTACACCTCCTACTGGCGAATGGCCAAGGGTGGCTCCCTGTTCGGCGGCAACGCCAACGACACGGTCACCGTGACCTGTGACGGCAGCGGCGATGATGGAGGTGGTGGCGACGACGGTGGTGGCGGCGGGGGCACCAACAATGCCGCGGTCGCCTCTTCGAACCTACCCGGCGCCATGGCCTGCAGCGGCACCGCGATGGCGACAGTGGTGATGCAGAACACCGGAACCACTACCTGGACGGCCACCGAGGGCTACAAGCTGCGCGCCGTCGGTGGCAGCGATCCTCTGGCACCGAGCATCGAGGTCACCATGCCGAGCGGAACGGTGGTCGCGCCGGGGCAAAGCCATGGCTTCCAGCTCTCGTTGACGGCTCCTGCCAGCAGCGGCACCTATCGCACCGACTGGCGAATGTACCGCCAGGGCTGGAGCTACTTCGGAGCCACCGCTCTCGCCGACGTGCAGGTGACCTGCGACGGCGGAGGAGGAGGAGATGACGGCGGCGGCGGAGGTGGAGACACGGACGCAGCGCAGCTCCAGTCCGAGACCTTGCCGGCGACCATGGCCTGTGGCACCGTGAACGCCACCATCACCCTCAAGAACACCGGCAATACCACCTGGAGCCGCTCCGGCGGCTACGAGCTGAGGGCCTTCGGAGGCACCGATCCCTTCACCTCGACCACCACCGTGCCGCTACCCAACGGTGTCGCGATCGCTCCCCAACAGCAGCACACCTTCCAGCTCTCCCTCACCGCTCCCGGTACCCCCGGCTGGTACGAAACGGACTGGCGCCTGAGCCGCCAGGGCAACTGGTTCGGTCCTGAGGTTTCCCAGCACGTCAACGTCTCCTGCAACAGCGGCGGTGGCGGCGGCACCGTCGACGACGCCATCTTCCATGACTCCAACCTGCCTCTCTCCCTCGATTGTGGCGACGGCGTCTGGGCCGACATCTGGGTGAGAAACATCGGCACCACCACCTGGAGCCGCTCCGGCGGGTACAGCCTGAAGGCGATCGGCGGCGTCGATCCCCTGGCCGGAACGGCCAGCCTGCTGATGCCGGAGGGTGAAACCACCGAACCGCAAGAAACGGTGCGCTTCCGCCACTGGTTCGAAGGGCCGCAGGACGGCGGAGAGTTCCTCTCGGACTGGCAGATGCACAAGGCTGGTGACGGCGATTTCGGCTCCCCCATCCTCCTCGAGGTCGAGGTCTTCTGCAGCGGCGGCGGCGGGGAGCTGTAA